One region of Mucilaginibacter gotjawali genomic DNA includes:
- a CDS encoding NUDIX hydrolase: MHKYSKQIRLLLAVDCIIFGFDGETLKILLIKRGFQPEKGNWSLMGGFVQPSESIDQAASRILKQLTGLDGVYLEQLHTFGDTGRDPIERTASVAYFALIDIHQYETQLSNDYHAEWFPLKRIPKLVFDHQEMVEAAKRRIRYKAALHPILFELLPKKFTLPQLQILYESVFNTTIDKRNFSKRVLATGLLIKLNDKDKAGSKRGAYYYQLNMQHYYAKFQAFLNFIPNPDTLHL; the protein is encoded by the coding sequence ATGCATAAGTATTCAAAACAGATCCGACTATTATTAGCAGTTGATTGTATTATTTTTGGTTTTGACGGTGAGACGCTTAAGATTCTGTTAATAAAAAGGGGCTTTCAACCCGAAAAAGGTAACTGGAGCCTGATGGGAGGCTTTGTACAACCAAGTGAAAGTATTGACCAGGCCGCCAGCAGGATATTAAAACAACTAACAGGTTTAGATGGGGTTTATCTGGAACAATTGCATACTTTCGGCGACACCGGCCGCGATCCTATTGAAAGAACAGCGTCTGTGGCTTATTTTGCGCTCATTGACATCCATCAATACGAAACACAGCTGAGCAACGATTACCATGCCGAATGGTTTCCGCTTAAACGTATTCCAAAGTTGGTTTTTGATCACCAGGAAATGGTAGAGGCCGCCAAAAGGCGGATTCGTTATAAAGCTGCTTTACACCCTATATTATTTGAACTTTTGCCCAAAAAATTCACGCTTCCACAGCTGCAAATACTTTACGAAAGCGTTTTTAATACCACAATTGATAAAAGAAACTTTAGCAAGCGGGTATTGGCTACCGGCCTGCTGATTAAGCTAAACGATAAGGATAAAGCAGGGTCAAAACGGGGCGCGTACTATTACCAGCTGAATATGCAGCATTATTATGCTAAATTTCAGGCGTTTCTGAATTTCATCCCAAATCCGGACACGCTTCATCTTTAG
- a CDS encoding ABC transporter permease codes for MTDLSPSQRTWKVFKRNKIAVAGMFFIIMITLTAILGYLIMPDSTPMANNMTIQLSVKKPGSAFMMLRLRKTEPVDTANIFAKMLFGQPSFYRDIPITGYRYVKDSIIVNEYIGAEDKPERKAYFAPAGGAYGLKTPLLGGWGAYHRTFWLGTDVYGRDMLSRLILGSRISLAVGLMSVIISLLLGVTIGAVAGYFGGWIDAALSWLMNILWALPALLLVIAISFALGKGLWQIFIAVGLSMWVEVARLVRGQVMSLKQVEFVEAARSLGFNNTRIISRHILPNIVGPILVLASSNFASAILLEAGLSFLGFGAQPPMPTWGSMIKEHYGYIVMDSAYLAIMPGLAIMLLVYAFNLVTVGLRDAFDIKSQSTRI; via the coding sequence TTGACTGATCTTAGCCCCTCGCAACGTACCTGGAAAGTGTTCAAGCGCAATAAAATTGCTGTTGCGGGGATGTTTTTTATCATCATGATTACCCTTACCGCCATATTGGGCTATTTGATAATGCCCGATTCGACCCCCATGGCCAACAACATGACGATACAGTTAAGTGTTAAAAAACCGGGGTCTGCATTTATGATGCTGCGCCTGCGAAAAACTGAACCGGTAGATACGGCGAACATCTTCGCTAAAATGCTCTTCGGGCAGCCATCTTTTTACCGGGATATCCCTATCACAGGTTACCGGTATGTGAAAGATTCAATTATAGTTAATGAATACATTGGTGCTGAAGATAAACCTGAACGGAAGGCATATTTTGCCCCGGCGGGCGGCGCCTACGGTTTAAAAACTCCCCTTTTAGGGGGCTGGGGGGCTTATCATCGAACTTTTTGGTTAGGTACAGATGTTTACGGACGCGATATGCTGAGCCGCCTGATATTGGGGAGCCGCATCTCATTAGCCGTTGGCTTAATGTCAGTTATCATCAGCCTGTTGCTTGGGGTTACTATAGGGGCGGTTGCCGGTTATTTTGGGGGGTGGATTGACGCTGCGCTAAGCTGGCTGATGAATATTTTATGGGCATTACCCGCATTGCTGCTGGTGATCGCCATTTCATTTGCCCTGGGGAAAGGCTTATGGCAAATATTTATTGCCGTAGGGTTATCCATGTGGGTTGAAGTGGCCCGTTTGGTGCGCGGGCAGGTAATGAGCCTTAAGCAGGTGGAGTTTGTAGAAGCTGCACGATCATTGGGTTTTAATAATACACGCATCATTTCGCGCCATATTTTGCCAAATATCGTTGGCCCGATATTGGTATTGGCGTCATCAAATTTTGCTTCGGCCATATTATTGGAGGCCGGGTTAAGCTTTTTGGGGTTTGGGGCGCAACCCCCTATGCCAACATGGGGAAGCATGATAAAAGAGCATTATGGCTACATTGTAATGGATTCGGCGTACCTGGCAATTATGCCCGGACTGGCGATCATGCTTTTGGTATACGCTTTTAATTTGGTTACGGTTGGATTGCGGGATGCATTCGATATAAAATCACAAAGTACCCGCATTTAA
- a CDS encoding ribulokinase: MNKDQFVIGVDYGTDSVRSVLINATNGNEIASSVFNYPRWRDGLYCNAADNQFRQHPIDYIEGLETTIKDCLAKAGGSVAGAVKGISVDTTGSTPVAVDSNGVPLALTPGFENNPNAMFVLWKDHTSVNEAAQINEHATKFDINYLKYVGGIYSSEWFWAKLLHILRADEQVRKACHSWVEHCDWIPFLLTGGSGAGNIKRGRCSAGHKALWAEEFGGLPPDEFFSSLDPLLTGFTSRLFTDTFTSDQKAGYLSKEWADRLGLSTDVAVGVGAFDAHMGAVGGQIEPYHLSKVMGTSTCDILVAPTAEMQGKLVKGICGQVNGSVIPGMTGLEAGQSAFGDTYAWFKNVISWPLNNLLKDSAIIDTKTAEALRNEISARIIPELSRQAQLLPIDTSNELAIDWLNGRRTPDADQTLKSAITGLNLGSDAPKIFRALAEATCFGAKSIVDRFIQEGIPVKGIIGIGGVAKKSPFVMQMMADVLGMPIRIHQFEHTCALGAAMFAAVVADIYPTVEDAMAAMGSGFDVEYYPDKQLNEVYTKRYRQYADLGKFVEWQVAVKASNNEHKIYQA; this comes from the coding sequence ATGAATAAGGACCAATTTGTGATTGGAGTGGACTACGGCACCGACTCCGTTCGCTCCGTACTGATCAATGCCACAAATGGCAACGAAATAGCTTCCTCGGTATTTAATTACCCCCGGTGGCGGGATGGTTTGTACTGCAACGCTGCTGATAACCAATTCAGGCAGCATCCCATTGACTATATAGAGGGCTTGGAAACCACCATTAAAGATTGCCTTGCTAAAGCCGGTGGCTCTGTTGCCGGGGCGGTTAAAGGCATCTCTGTGGATACCACCGGGTCGACACCGGTGGCTGTTGACAGCAATGGTGTGCCATTGGCGCTTACCCCGGGATTTGAAAATAATCCCAATGCGATGTTCGTTCTTTGGAAGGACCATACTTCGGTTAACGAAGCAGCACAAATCAATGAACATGCAACCAAATTTGATATCAATTACCTTAAATATGTTGGCGGCATTTATTCGTCCGAATGGTTTTGGGCAAAATTACTCCATATATTAAGAGCCGATGAACAAGTGCGCAAGGCATGCCATTCCTGGGTGGAACATTGCGACTGGATCCCCTTCCTGTTAACCGGCGGTAGCGGAGCAGGTAACATAAAGCGGGGCAGGTGCTCCGCAGGGCATAAAGCCCTTTGGGCCGAAGAATTCGGAGGATTACCTCCTGATGAATTTTTCTCGTCTCTTGATCCATTGCTAACAGGCTTTACTTCAAGATTATTCACCGATACGTTCACGTCTGATCAGAAAGCCGGCTATTTATCAAAAGAATGGGCCGACCGGCTTGGTCTCTCCACGGACGTTGCTGTGGGCGTTGGGGCGTTTGACGCGCACATGGGCGCCGTAGGCGGACAAATAGAACCGTATCACCTCAGTAAGGTAATGGGTACTTCCACCTGTGATATTTTAGTGGCCCCCACTGCCGAAATGCAGGGTAAATTGGTAAAAGGGATCTGCGGACAGGTGAATGGCTCAGTTATCCCCGGAATGACCGGCCTGGAAGCCGGCCAATCAGCATTTGGCGACACCTATGCCTGGTTTAAAAATGTGATTTCATGGCCATTGAATAATTTGCTGAAAGATTCGGCAATTATAGATACTAAAACTGCAGAGGCTTTACGAAACGAAATCAGCGCCCGTATTATACCTGAGCTGAGCAGGCAGGCCCAATTGTTACCTATAGACACGAGTAATGAACTGGCGATAGATTGGCTTAACGGCCGCCGGACACCTGATGCTGATCAAACGCTTAAAAGTGCCATTACCGGGTTAAACCTGGGCAGCGATGCGCCAAAGATCTTTCGTGCGCTAGCCGAAGCAACTTGTTTTGGCGCTAAAAGCATAGTTGACCGTTTTATACAGGAAGGCATACCTGTTAAAGGGATCATCGGCATTGGCGGCGTAGCGAAAAAGTCGCCATTTGTAATGCAAATGATGGCAGATGTTTTGGGAATGCCAATCCGCATCCATCAATTTGAACATACCTGCGCTTTGGGTGCAGCCATGTTTGCAGCAGTTGTTGCCGATATTTATCCTACCGTTGAAGATGCCATGGCAGCAATGGGCAGCGGTTTTGATGTGGAATACTATCCGGATAAGCAACTCAATGAAGTATATACCAAACGCTACCGGCAATATGCTGACCTTGGTAAATTTGTGGAATGGCAGGTAGCGGTTAAAGCATCCAATAATGAACACAAAATATACCAGGCGTAA